A region of the Rhizobium binae genome:
GCAAGCTCGAAGGCATGATGGAGGGCATCGAGGGTGACAAGCTGCGCCAGGCGATCCAGCGCCTGGGGACAGCGGTGATGGGCAAGCGGGGACGCTAGTCATTTGCCCGTCCGGGAACGCGCCGGGCTGCGGGGCTTCACCGCGACCGCCGCTAAACGACACCTTTTTTCAAGATGAAATTTCCATAGGGGCGCGTTTCGCCCGTCTGTACCACCGCGAAACAGGCTTCTGCGATTGGATAGTAGGCGAAGCGCTCGACAGGCTTGCTCGTGATGCCGCGCTGTTCGGCCGTTGCGCAAAGCAATTCCACATCCGAATGAACGGGCAGTAATATCCCGGCCTGATCCGGATCCTCCATATGCATGAGCGGCTGTTCGACGAAGTGGTCGAGCGGCATGACCGCCAGGATCGCCTCTATGGTGTCCGTGGCGCTGGCCGCGTTCATCGATATGAGTTTGCCGCTTACGGTCTTTTTCGAGACGCGGGACGCCGAGAAATTCTTGTCGACGATGGCGATCTCGTCGCCATGGCCCATCGCGCTCAGTATCCACAAAAGATCCGGGCAAAGAATCCCGGGGATGTTTTTCAGTGCCATATGTGGTGCCTCCCTTCAGCTCTGTATACCACCATAAATCACCGAAGAAAACGCTTGCGCAAACGTTTCGATGGTCATACCTTGAATGCGACCGGTTCATTGGAGGATGAAACGGACAGCAAGCGATCGGCAGGCTGCGGCCTGTTCGGGATCGCCTGGATATTTCGATTTCGTTCGGAGGAGGCGACGCGACGATGGCTTGAAGCTGTTGCGTCGGGCGTAATGGGGGAAGTCTGCAATCATGGCGACAATCACTGATGTCGCGCGCGCCGCGGGCGTGTCGGTCTCTACCGTTTCGCACGTCATCAATGGCACGCGGCATGTGAATGAGGCGACGGCGAAGCTCGTCAAAGAGGCGATCGAAAACCTCGGATTTGTGCCGAACGCCGTGGCCCGGTCACTGGTGCGATCCTCGACAGACGCCGTCGGGATCGCGATTTCGATCAGCACCAACTACTATTTCAACGATATCGTATCCTCTATCGAACGGGCCTGCGCCGCGATCGGGCAGCTCGTCTTTCTCTGCGACACGCAGAACGATCCGGCGACCGAACTGAAGCTGGTCCGCGAATTGGTCCAGCGGCGGGTGGACGGAGTGATTCTCGCTCCATCAAACGATCCCGAAAACCGCGCCGTCGAATATCTCAGATCGGCTCGCATGCCATTCGTGCTCGTCGATCGTCTGACCGTTGATGATGCGGATGGGGTTTGCCTGGACAATGAGGCGGCGATGGAAACGCTGATCGACCACCTTGTGGGTCACGGTCACCGCCGCATCGGCCTCATCGCCGGCGAGCCCGGCCTGCGTTCCACCATTGAGCGCGTGCGTGGATATGTCGGCGCCATGCGCAAGCACGGGCTCGAAATCGATCGCAGTCTGATGAGCGAGGGCAATGCGAACAGTTCGGAGGCCCGCCAGTCGGCATTCGACATCCTAAGCCGGGCGGACCGGCCGACGGCGATCGCCTCGGGCAACAATCTGGCCACGATCGGCGTCATGCGCGCGGTGCGGGATCTTGGATTGCGCGTTTCGGAGGATCTTGCGCTGATCGGCTTTGACGATTTCGACTGGGCAGATTGCTTCGAGCCGCGGCTGACCGTCATGGCGCAGCCGAGCGAAATGATCGGCATGCAGGCGGCGGAAATGCTGGCCAGGCAGATCAAGTCGAGCACCGAAAGCGTGCGGCAGGTCCGCCTGCCGGCAAAACTGACAGTTCGCCGCTCCTGCGGCTGCGGAGGGCACTGAAATGACGTCGGCACTGGCTCTTGCTGGGATCACCAAATCCTTTCCGGGCGTGCGCGCCTTGAAGGGCGTGTCGTTTTCCCTGGAGCCCGGGGAAATCAGGGCGCTGGTGGGTGAGAACGGCGCTGGAAAATCGACGCTGATGAAGATCCTCTCCGGCGCCTATTCCGCCGACGAGGGGCGTATCGAGCTTTTTGGCGAAGAGGTCCTCGATCCGACTCCGGCGGGAATGATCGCACGCGGTGTTGCGGTTATTTATCAAGAACTGGCTCAGGCGCCGCACCTGACCGTCGCAGAAAACGTTCTGATGGGTCGGTTGCCGCGCAAGGGCGCCCTGATCGATTGGGGCGAAGCAAAGCGCCGGACCATCGAGGTCGTAGACCGGCTCGGTTTCGATGTCGATCCGACGGCTCGGATCGGAACGCTTTCCGTTGCCAAGCGCCAGATGGTTGAGATCGCCAAGGCGCTTGCGCGCGACGCGAAGATCATCGTTCTCGATGAGCCGTCGGCCGTATTGGCGCAGGCGGAGATCGACCAGTTGTTCCGGGTTGTCAAACAACTGGCACGCGAGAGCGGCGTAGCTTTCGTCTATATCTCGCATCGTCTGCGCGAAGTTTTTGAACTGAGCGATACGGTGACCGTTCTGCGCGATGGCACGGTCATCCACAATGGACCCTCCAATGGCCTGACGACGGACGACCTCATTCGCAGCATGGTGGGGAGGGACGTGGGCGACGTCTTTCCCAAGCGTACGCCCCGGATCGGCGAGGAAGCCTTGTCGGCCAAGGGTATTTCGACGCAGGCTCTGCTCAGAAACGTCAGCATCCACGTTCGAAAAGGCGAGATCGTCGGTCTCTTCGGGCTGGCGGGCGCCGGCCGCACGGAGCTTTTGCGCGCCATCTACGGTGCCGACCCGCGCGATGCCGGCGAGGTCAGCATCAACGGCGCCATGACCAGCATCGGTTCGCCGCGCGCTGGCATCATCAAGGGACTGGGCTTGGTGCCGGAGGACCGCAAGACCGAAGGTCTCTTCCTGATACAGAGCGTTGGTTTCAACATCATGTCGGCCAGTCTCGCGCAGATCGTCCGCTTCGGACTTTTGTCCCTTCGCCGCGAACACAAAATAGTCAGCGTCCTGATCGAGCGGCTGCGGATCAGGACGCCGAACGCCGCAGCAGCGACGCAGAACCTTTCGGGCGGCAATCAGCAAAAATGCGTGCTGGCGAGGCTTGTCAGTGCGGGATGCGAGATCCTTTTGGCCGACGAGCCCACACGCGGGGTCGATGTCGGGGCCAAGCGTGAGATTTATGACCTGCTGGTTGAACTCGCGGAATCCCGCGGACTGGCGATCGTCATGGCTTCTTCCGAACTCCCGGAAATCCTTGGTCTGTGCGACCGGCTCTATGTCTTGAGAGAGGGCGAGGTAACGGCCGAGCTCGACGCGCGCACTGCAACCGAAGAAGAAGTCATGTACTTCGCGGCGCTACATTGATGAAGGGTCTACGATGAAGAAAAAACTTCCGCGGGGAACGGGGCTTGCCGGCGCACTGATCGTACTGATCATCGCCGCCTCGCTGATCTCCCCTCATTTTCTCAATCCTATCAATATCCTGAATGTCCTCAGACAAGTCGCCCTCTATGGGATTCTCGGCATAGGAATGACATTCGTGATCCTGACTAAAGGGATCGACCTTTCGGTTGGCTCGATCGTCGCGCTGGTCGGCGTCACCGGCGCGGTATTGATGGAGCAGGGCATGCCCATCCCCCTGATGGTGCTGATCTGCATCGCCATCGGCGCACTTGTCGGCTGCGTGAACGGCTTCGGCATTTCCTTTTTCCGCATTCCGGCCTTCATCATGACCCTCGGCTGCATGGTCATGGTGCGCGGTTTCGCGCTAATGATCGCCGATGGGGGCACCGTCAATCCGGGCAAGCTCGCCGAAAACTTCTTCGTGCTCGGCGGGGGCTACATGCTCGGCGTGCCGACGCCGATCTACGTCTTCGCGATCGTCTGTATCGTCGCCGCCGTCGTGCTCGGCTTCACGCCGTTCGGCCGCGCCATCTATGCGGTCGGCAGCAATGAGGAGGCAGCAAGGCTCTCCGGTATCAATGTGCCGCTCGTCATCTTCAGCGTCTACATCATCTGCGGCGTGCTGGCAGCGCTTTCGGGGCTGATTTTCCTGTCCCGCCTTTCCGTCGGCGACCCGAATTCCGGCCTCGGCCTCGAACTGGAAGCAATTACGATCGCGGTGATCGGCGGCACGTCGCTGTTTGGCGGCGAAGGCACGGTGCTCGGCACGATGGGCGGCGCCATGGTGCTGGCCATCATCGCAAACATTCTCAATCTCGCAGGCGTTTCACCATTCTCCCAACAGGTGGTGAAGGGCGCGATCATCGTTCTTGCCGTGCTGCTCGAAGCCGGAAGAAAGGCACGCAGGTAGCGTGTTCACCAACGGGAGGACTTGAAATGCTTAACATCACCAGACGCATGCTCATCATCTCCGCCGGGCTCGCCACCGTCCTGACGGCCGCCCCCGCCTTCAGCGCCGACCAGATCGTCATCGGCTTCTCGCAGGCGAGCTCGAACTCGGCCCATCGCAACACGATGACCAAACGCAATCAGGCCTATGCCGCGGAACACTTCAAGGATGTCGATCTGATCGTCACCAACGCGGAAGGCAAGTCCGCAAAGCAGATTTCGGATGTCGAAAGCCTGATGGTGCAAGGCATGAAGGTTTTAATGATCTCGGCTCAGGATGGCGCCGCCATCGCTCCAACCGTCAAGCAGGTGCTAGCCGCCGGCATTCCGGTGATCACGCTCGAGCGCAGCCTCGATATTCCGGTCACGCTGCATGTCGGCCCGCACAACAAACCCATCGGTACGCTTGCCGGCAAGTACATAGCCGAAGCACTGAAAGGCAAGGGGAACGTCGTGGAGATCAAGGGCGACCCGGCTGTCGCTCCTGCGGTCGAGCGCCATGAAGGGTTTGCCGAAGCTATCGCCGGCACCGATATCAAGGTGATCGCCGAAACCCACGCCGATTGGGATCAGGAAAAGGCGCTGAAGTTCATGGAAGACACGCTCCAGCGTTTCCCGGCCGGGCAGATCCAGGCCGTTTACGCCCACAACGACAACATGGCGTTCGGTGCGCTGCGGGCGATCCAGGCTGCCGGCCGCGATAAGGAAGGCATCCTCATCATCGGCATCGACGGCGAGAATGCCGCCATCCGTGCCGTTGCCAAGGGCGATCTGACCGCGACCTTCACCTATTCCACAGTCGCGCCCGAAGGCGTCATTGCGGCCCACGCGCTTGCCACCAACGACACGGCAGCGCTGGAGAAGCTCGGAACCCTGACGAAGAAAGACGACGGCTCGATGGAAATCGAAATCGCGTCGAAGATGATCACCAAGGAAAATGCCGCCGATTTCTTCTGCAAGGGCTTCGGCGACGACCCCGAATGCAAGTGATCCGGTAGAGTTCGACGTCCGGCGCGACAACAGACGCGCCGGACTTTCGTTTGGGATCGGCGGCGAAGGCGCGCGCGCTTTCCTCACCCACGCCCCGGGTGAACTTTCTCAGCGTGTCAACAATTTCATCCCCAGACCCGCTCGAGATGCCAAACTTACTTGAACCGCTCCATAAGTGTATTACACTGTAATTATCTGACCGGAGGAAACAGGATGCGCAGCAGCAAGCCCATTACAGTCACGCTCGGCAGCCAGCAGAAAAGCTTGGACGCCCGGCTGCAATCGGGTGCCTATAGCTCAGCAAGCGAGGTTATTCGCGCTGCTTTGCGCGCGCTCGACCGGGAAGAAGATGCGATCAACGAAATCATGCGCCAGAAAATTCGCGAAGCGATCGACGATCCGGGTTCGGATATTGATGCCGATACGGTTTTTGAGCGGCTCGAACGTCTGCATGTTGAACGGATGAAGGCCGGGCGCGGTGACGTTTAAAGTCGCGTTTCGCCCCAGGGCGGAGAAGGATCTGTTTGATATTTATGAATTCATTGCTGCCGACAATCCTCCGGCGGCGATCGAATTCATCCGCCGGCTGAGACATTCTGCCATCAGCTGGAGG
Encoded here:
- a CDS encoding RbsD/FucU family protein: MALKNIPGILCPDLLWILSAMGHGDEIAIVDKNFSASRVSKKTVSGKLISMNAASATDTIEAILAVMPLDHFVEQPLMHMEDPDQAGILLPVHSDVELLCATAEQRGITSKPVERFAYYPIAEACFAVVQTGETRPYGNFILKKGVV
- a CDS encoding LacI family DNA-binding transcriptional regulator, which gives rise to MATITDVARAAGVSVSTVSHVINGTRHVNEATAKLVKEAIENLGFVPNAVARSLVRSSTDAVGIAISISTNYYFNDIVSSIERACAAIGQLVFLCDTQNDPATELKLVRELVQRRVDGVILAPSNDPENRAVEYLRSARMPFVLVDRLTVDDADGVCLDNEAAMETLIDHLVGHGHRRIGLIAGEPGLRSTIERVRGYVGAMRKHGLEIDRSLMSEGNANSSEARQSAFDILSRADRPTAIASGNNLATIGVMRAVRDLGLRVSEDLALIGFDDFDWADCFEPRLTVMAQPSEMIGMQAAEMLARQIKSSTESVRQVRLPAKLTVRRSCGCGGH
- a CDS encoding sugar ABC transporter ATP-binding protein, whose protein sequence is MTSALALAGITKSFPGVRALKGVSFSLEPGEIRALVGENGAGKSTLMKILSGAYSADEGRIELFGEEVLDPTPAGMIARGVAVIYQELAQAPHLTVAENVLMGRLPRKGALIDWGEAKRRTIEVVDRLGFDVDPTARIGTLSVAKRQMVEIAKALARDAKIIVLDEPSAVLAQAEIDQLFRVVKQLARESGVAFVYISHRLREVFELSDTVTVLRDGTVIHNGPSNGLTTDDLIRSMVGRDVGDVFPKRTPRIGEEALSAKGISTQALLRNVSIHVRKGEIVGLFGLAGAGRTELLRAIYGADPRDAGEVSINGAMTSIGSPRAGIIKGLGLVPEDRKTEGLFLIQSVGFNIMSASLAQIVRFGLLSLRREHKIVSVLIERLRIRTPNAAAATQNLSGGNQQKCVLARLVSAGCEILLADEPTRGVDVGAKREIYDLLVELAESRGLAIVMASSELPEILGLCDRLYVLREGEVTAELDARTATEEEVMYFAALH
- a CDS encoding ABC transporter permease, which gives rise to MKKKLPRGTGLAGALIVLIIAASLISPHFLNPINILNVLRQVALYGILGIGMTFVILTKGIDLSVGSIVALVGVTGAVLMEQGMPIPLMVLICIAIGALVGCVNGFGISFFRIPAFIMTLGCMVMVRGFALMIADGGTVNPGKLAENFFVLGGGYMLGVPTPIYVFAIVCIVAAVVLGFTPFGRAIYAVGSNEEAARLSGINVPLVIFSVYIICGVLAALSGLIFLSRLSVGDPNSGLGLELEAITIAVIGGTSLFGGEGTVLGTMGGAMVLAIIANILNLAGVSPFSQQVVKGAIIVLAVLLEAGRKARR
- a CDS encoding substrate-binding domain-containing protein, with translation MLNITRRMLIISAGLATVLTAAPAFSADQIVIGFSQASSNSAHRNTMTKRNQAYAAEHFKDVDLIVTNAEGKSAKQISDVESLMVQGMKVLMISAQDGAAIAPTVKQVLAAGIPVITLERSLDIPVTLHVGPHNKPIGTLAGKYIAEALKGKGNVVEIKGDPAVAPAVERHEGFAEAIAGTDIKVIAETHADWDQEKALKFMEDTLQRFPAGQIQAVYAHNDNMAFGALRAIQAAGRDKEGILIIGIDGENAAIRAVAKGDLTATFTYSTVAPEGVIAAHALATNDTAALEKLGTLTKKDDGSMEIEIASKMITKENAADFFCKGFGDDPECK
- a CDS encoding type II toxin-antitoxin system ParD family antitoxin, producing MRSSKPITVTLGSQQKSLDARLQSGAYSSASEVIRAALRALDREEDAINEIMRQKIREAIDDPGSDIDADTVFERLERLHVERMKAGRGDV
- a CDS encoding type II toxin-antitoxin system RelE/ParE family toxin, whose protein sequence is MTFKVAFRPRAEKDLFDIYEFIAADNPPAAIEFIRRLRHSAISWRTCPKGDRRATILRRASAF